One window from the genome of Chroococcidiopsis sp. TS-821 encodes:
- a CDS encoding haloacid dehalogenase type II codes for MIDFNNYQALTFDCYGTLIDWESGILGALKPILSAHDVKVNDREIINYYAEVEPGIQQEDYIKYREVLQKGVQKFGDRFGFTPTATQIESLPESLQNWQPFPDTVEALQWLKQKYKLVIISNIDDDLFAATAKHLKVEFDEIITAEQAKSYKPSLNNFKLAFSRIGIPQEQILHVAASLYHDIVPARSLGLTTVWVNRNAQDSTHLPKSSQPNLEVPDLQSLVSLMNS; via the coding sequence ATGATTGATTTTAATAATTATCAAGCTTTAACTTTTGATTGCTACGGGACTCTAATCGATTGGGAAAGCGGTATTTTAGGTGCATTGAAGCCCATTCTATCGGCTCATGATGTAAAAGTTAATGACCGTGAAATTATTAATTATTATGCTGAAGTTGAACCAGGAATTCAGCAAGAGGATTATATTAAATATCGAGAAGTTTTGCAAAAAGGCGTACAAAAGTTTGGCGATCGCTTTGGTTTTACACCAACGGCAACTCAAATAGAATCACTTCCTGAATCGCTACAAAATTGGCAACCTTTTCCTGACACGGTAGAAGCACTTCAGTGGCTTAAACAGAAGTATAAGTTAGTCATTATTTCTAATATAGATGACGATCTCTTTGCAGCGACTGCGAAGCACTTAAAAGTTGAATTTGATGAGATTATTACAGCCGAACAAGCAAAAAGCTACAAACCTTCCTTAAATAATTTCAAGCTGGCATTTTCTAGAATCGGCATCCCACAAGAGCAAATCTTACACGTTGCCGCCAGTTTGTATCACGATATCGTTCCAGCGCGATCGCTGGGATTAACAACAGTCTGGGTAAATCGCAACGCGCAAGATAGCACTCATTTACCCAAGAGTAGTCAACCAAATTTAGAAGTACCAGACTTGCAATCGCTTGTTTCCTTAATGAATAGCTAG
- a CDS encoding GntR family transcriptional regulator encodes MKRRSQLTIVHRSLEVQAADAIREEILSGVLPPGSRLLEIELSERLNLSRGTIRAALQQLTYEGLVEQFPYRGCAVSGLSSRDAWELYTLRNALEGLAAKLLAESITPAKTKILHTKLQQLVKAAKLGKWQELADTDFALHKTIIELSEHQRLQQQYKIVEQQIRLYIVSCNAIHPDLDEIRLQHESLVDAICSGNAEVAEQIAQEHNGDGQALIAHLNALEQKDD; translated from the coding sequence ATGAAGAGGCGATCGCAACTTACAATTGTTCATCGCAGTCTTGAAGTACAAGCTGCGGATGCGATTCGTGAAGAAATTCTCAGTGGTGTTCTTCCACCAGGTTCGCGGTTGTTAGAAATTGAATTATCTGAACGATTAAATTTAAGTCGCGGTACGATTCGCGCCGCACTACAACAGTTAACGTACGAAGGTTTAGTCGAACAATTTCCGTATCGTGGTTGTGCAGTTTCTGGATTAAGTTCGCGCGATGCTTGGGAACTTTATACGCTACGCAATGCTTTAGAAGGATTAGCTGCAAAACTACTTGCTGAATCAATTACACCTGCTAAAACAAAGATTTTGCATACTAAACTACAGCAATTAGTCAAAGCTGCAAAACTCGGAAAATGGCAAGAGTTAGCAGATACAGACTTTGCGCTGCATAAAACTATTATTGAACTTTCAGAACACCAACGCTTGCAGCAACAATACAAAATTGTCGAACAACAAATTAGATTATATATCGTGTCTTGCAATGCGATTCATCCAGATCTAGATGAAATTAGATTGCAACACGAAAGTTTAGTTGACGCGATTTGTTCAGGTAATGCTGAAGTTGCAGAGCAAATTGCTCAAGAACACAACGGTGATGGTCAAGCGTTAATAGCACATTTAAATGCCTTGGAACAGAAAGATGATTGA
- a CDS encoding MATE family efflux transporter translates to MSLTSSPSLRTELREFLRLAIPLASAQVAQSATGFVDTVIMGRLGQETLAAGGLAAITFTALLNTASGVVIGVSPLVAEAYGAGNKARVQQVARQGLWLSLILAIPVMIFLSNIDTLMRQFGQQATTVALAKTYIDIMLWGLFPALAFATLRSVVSGLSHARPVMLIVIGGTLFNIAGNYVLGFGKLGFPALGLQGLAWASIVSLWGMFLSLVAYTLRHPKIKTYRLFENLHQLKLRIFWELVLIGVPIGVSAALETGLFTVVTYLMGALGTEVLAAHQIILQTIIVIFMVPLGMSFATTIRVGQWSGQQNYTAARLAGYVGITSGVVFMTFMAIALLTFPQQVIGLYIDVRAPENASLLTIVMPMLAIAAVAQIIDGMQKTASGALYGLKDTRVPMLISFCTFWGVGLTTGYLLGFHFGLGGTGLWLGQSIGVAIAAGVFVWRFHQLSLSKSW, encoded by the coding sequence ATGTCTTTAACTTCTAGCCCATCACTCCGTACTGAATTGAGGGAGTTTCTGCGACTCGCAATCCCCTTGGCAAGCGCTCAAGTTGCGCAATCAGCAACAGGGTTTGTCGATACTGTGATTATGGGCAGATTAGGACAAGAAACCTTAGCCGCGGGAGGACTTGCGGCAATTACCTTCACTGCGCTACTCAATACGGCAAGTGGTGTTGTCATCGGAGTTAGCCCTTTAGTGGCGGAAGCTTACGGCGCAGGAAACAAAGCACGAGTTCAACAAGTGGCGCGTCAAGGGCTATGGCTGTCATTGATACTTGCAATTCCTGTAATGATCTTCCTCAGCAACATCGATACGCTGATGCGTCAGTTTGGACAACAAGCAACAACAGTAGCGCTAGCAAAGACATATATAGATATCATGCTTTGGGGTTTATTCCCTGCTTTAGCGTTTGCAACGTTGCGTAGTGTTGTTTCAGGGCTTTCGCATGCACGTCCAGTCATGCTCATTGTTATTGGCGGTACGCTGTTTAATATTGCAGGTAACTATGTTTTAGGGTTTGGTAAATTAGGGTTTCCCGCACTGGGGCTACAGGGGCTTGCTTGGGCAAGTATTGTCTCGCTTTGGGGAATGTTTTTATCGCTCGTTGCTTACACGTTGAGACACCCGAAAATTAAAACTTATCGCTTGTTTGAAAATTTACATCAGTTGAAGTTGCGCATCTTTTGGGAATTGGTGTTAATTGGCGTACCAATTGGGGTATCTGCGGCGTTAGAAACCGGACTCTTTACAGTTGTCACTTATTTGATGGGTGCATTAGGAACTGAAGTACTCGCTGCGCATCAAATCATCTTGCAAACCATTATCGTCATCTTCATGGTACCGCTAGGAATGTCGTTTGCGACAACGATTCGCGTTGGACAGTGGAGTGGACAGCAAAATTATACTGCGGCAAGACTAGCAGGTTATGTGGGGATAACGAGTGGAGTGGTATTTATGACATTTATGGCGATCGCACTTTTGACATTTCCCCAGCAAGTTATAGGGTTATATATCGATGTCCGCGCGCCAGAAAATGCCTCACTATTGACGATCGTCATGCCCATGCTAGCGATCGCGGCTGTCGCTCAAATTATTGATGGCATGCAGAAAACAGCATCCGGCGCACTTTATGGACTCAAAGATACGCGCGTACCAATGTTGATTAGCTTCTGTACCTTCTGGGGAGTTGGCTTAACCACTGGCTACCTACTTGGATTTCATTTTGGTTTGGGTGGTACGGGATTGTGGTTAGGACAATCAATTGGCGTGGCGATCGCTGCTGGAGTTTTCGTATGGCGCTTTCATCAACTTAGTTTGTCTAAAAGTTGGTGA
- a CDS encoding ATP-binding protein — protein sequence MNSLTLEFLHGELGHLSGFAQQTIVEAFIPHGHCYLWKPELVGLHIFSDSLIALAYYSIPLTLFYFVRQRKDLPFNWIFLLFGAFIVACGTTHLMGIWTLWYPHYWLSGTIKLLTAVVSVYTAVLLVPLVPQALALPSPAELEAANLELRNQIAERERAEAQIRTLNLELEQRVSDRTAQLEAANKLKDELLVREQEARAIAEAANRAKDEFLSMLSHELRTPLNAMLGWSQLLRSQKLNEATRSRALEAIERNARGQANLIEDLLDISRIITGKLRLHVRPIELVPVIEAAIDTVRPAADAKQVRIQSVLDPSAGPVSGDSDRLQQVVWNLLSNAIKFTPKGGRVQVRLERVNSHVEIIVSDTGKGISADFLPYIFERFRQADSTHTRSHGGLGLGLAIVRHLVELHGGTVQAQSPGEGQGATFVVQLPLTVVLKTNESERVHPTVGGDVSFDYAPVLSNLKILVVDDEADARDLLATVLQECQALVKTAASVAEAIAAIEQFQPDILVSDIGMPGEDGYSLIRRIRAMEAQNGGKIPAVALTAYARVEDRTRALAAGFQMHIAKPVNPTELVAVIANLAGWTGKAALT from the coding sequence ATGAACAGTTTGACGTTAGAATTTTTGCATGGTGAGCTAGGACATCTGAGCGGATTTGCTCAGCAAACTATCGTTGAGGCGTTTATTCCTCACGGACACTGCTATCTTTGGAAACCAGAATTAGTAGGGCTACATATCTTCTCAGACTCACTGATTGCGCTTGCTTACTACTCAATTCCCTTGACGCTGTTCTATTTTGTTCGCCAGCGGAAAGATTTACCTTTTAACTGGATCTTTCTGTTGTTTGGTGCTTTTATTGTGGCGTGCGGAACCACTCACTTAATGGGAATCTGGACGCTATGGTATCCTCATTACTGGTTGTCAGGAACAATTAAACTTTTAACAGCTGTTGTTTCTGTTTATACTGCTGTATTGCTTGTGCCGCTAGTACCGCAGGCTTTAGCCTTGCCAAGTCCAGCCGAGCTTGAAGCAGCTAACTTAGAGTTACGCAATCAAATTGCTGAACGCGAACGGGCGGAAGCACAAATTCGCACTTTGAATCTGGAACTCGAACAACGAGTAAGCGATCGCACTGCGCAGCTAGAAGCTGCCAACAAGTTGAAAGATGAGTTACTCGTACGCGAACAAGAAGCCCGTGCAATTGCAGAAGCAGCAAATCGCGCCAAAGATGAGTTTCTGTCGATGCTTTCGCATGAGTTGCGTACCCCGCTCAATGCCATGTTAGGATGGTCGCAACTTCTCCGCAGCCAGAAGCTAAACGAAGCAACGCGATCGCGGGCGCTAGAAGCGATTGAGCGTAACGCCAGAGGTCAAGCAAACTTAATCGAAGATCTGCTGGATATTTCGCGAATTATTACTGGGAAACTGCGCTTACACGTTCGCCCGATTGAGCTTGTTCCGGTGATTGAGGCAGCAATTGATACTGTACGCCCAGCGGCTGATGCCAAGCAAGTGCGGATTCAAAGTGTACTCGATCCCTCAGCAGGTCCGGTTTCGGGAGATTCGGATCGCTTACAGCAAGTCGTGTGGAATTTATTATCGAATGCGATTAAGTTTACGCCAAAGGGCGGGCGGGTGCAAGTGCGACTAGAGCGAGTTAACTCGCACGTTGAAATTATTGTTAGTGATACAGGAAAAGGCATTAGCGCTGATTTTCTACCGTATATTTTTGAGCGCTTTCGACAAGCTGATAGTACGCACACGCGATCGCATGGTGGTTTAGGTTTGGGATTAGCGATCGTGCGTCATTTAGTCGAACTGCATGGCGGTACTGTGCAAGCACAAAGCCCTGGTGAAGGGCAAGGAGCAACTTTTGTGGTGCAATTACCGCTCACAGTTGTTTTAAAGACAAATGAATCAGAACGAGTCCATCCGACAGTAGGCGGTGACGTTTCTTTTGATTATGCCCCAGTATTGAGTAATTTAAAAATTCTTGTCGTTGATGATGAGGCGGATGCACGCGATTTACTCGCAACAGTACTTCAAGAATGTCAAGCCCTCGTAAAAACAGCAGCGTCGGTTGCAGAAGCGATCGCCGCCATTGAACAGTTTCAACCGGATATTTTAGTTAGTGATATTGGTATGCCTGGGGAAGATGGCTACAGTCTCATCCGCCGCATCCGAGCGATGGAAGCACAAAATGGTGGTAAAATTCCGGCTGTTGCTTTAACAGCCTACGCCAGAGTAGAAGACCGCACCCGTGCCCTAGCAGCAGGATTTCAAATGCATATAGCCAAACCTGTAAATCCTACTGAGTTAGTTGCTGTGATTGCTAACCTTGCAGGATGGACAGGAAAAGCGGCGCTTACTTAG
- a CDS encoding DUF3445 domain-containing protein yields MKPLYLPFADGQWRMAMGLKPLQLQHWIEIDEDFAKELNYKDKLHREQYSDVFGCLPESEAGQQEVLELILEHLLQYFPNYYQQQDDHIVNKVTNQIWNLRDFTKNSLDLAGRLVQEDLCLMQRNDSEYILTAGSVCFPARWRLSEKLGRPLMQIHDPVPGYAQKLEQPVNKFFDRLKPEFPGYRLNWGIVDSPELFLTQPHGCAAFGEDITAENAGEKLWLRVERQTLRRLPKSGGILFTIRTYVYALKSIVRDRQIASQLAAVIQQIPQEMQIYKNILPIKSPLLTYLQQLTAF; encoded by the coding sequence GTGAAACCTCTTTATTTACCCTTTGCAGATGGGCAATGGCGAATGGCAATGGGGCTGAAGCCTCTACAGTTGCAACACTGGATTGAGATTGATGAAGACTTTGCTAAAGAATTGAACTACAAAGATAAGTTACATAGAGAACAATACTCAGATGTGTTTGGCTGTCTTCCCGAAAGTGAAGCAGGACAACAGGAAGTATTAGAGCTTATATTAGAGCATTTATTGCAGTATTTCCCCAACTATTATCAGCAGCAAGACGACCATATAGTTAATAAAGTTACCAACCAAATTTGGAATTTACGTGATTTTACTAAAAATTCACTCGATTTAGCTGGACGTTTGGTTCAAGAAGATTTATGTTTAATGCAACGCAACGACAGTGAATATATCTTGACAGCAGGTTCAGTTTGCTTTCCAGCACGGTGGCGCTTGTCAGAAAAGTTGGGACGTCCGCTAATGCAGATTCACGATCCGGTTCCTGGTTATGCCCAAAAGCTAGAGCAACCTGTGAATAAATTCTTCGATCGCCTCAAACCAGAGTTTCCTGGATATCGTCTTAACTGGGGTATTGTTGACTCTCCTGAGTTGTTTCTCACCCAGCCGCATGGTTGTGCAGCATTTGGTGAGGATATTACTGCTGAGAATGCTGGGGAGAAATTGTGGCTAAGAGTCGAGCGACAAACTCTGCGACGGTTGCCTAAAAGTGGTGGTATCTTATTTACGATTCGTACTTACGTGTATGCATTAAAGTCAATTGTGCGCGATCGCCAAATCGCATCGCAACTAGCCGCAGTAATTCAGCAAATTCCTCAGGAAATGCAAATTTACAAAAATATTTTGCCTATTAAAAGTCCACTTTTAACCTACTTACAGCAATTGACAGCTTTTTAA
- a CDS encoding GNAT family N-acetyltransferase: MYEIVMDVRFIMRLMIDSKYQRQGCGQATMIEVIRPLKLCLDVEIIATSYRKENDAAARLYQIKFR, encoded by the coding sequence ATGTATGAAATTGTTATGGATGTGAGATTCATTATGCGATTGATGATTGATAGCAAGTATCAGCGTCAAGGCTGTGGACAAGCTACTATGATTGAGGTCATTCGTCCCCTCAAGCTGTGTCTTGATGTTGAAATCATTGCGACTAGTTATCGAAAAGAGAATGATGCAGCTGCAAGGCTTTATCAGATAAAATTTCGGTAA
- a CDS encoding glutamine synthetase family protein, protein MTDLEAYVDAEGRAELVKQVRAKINELKIQYIYYQFVSVTGRIVGKGVPAEHWEAIAQNGFQLVYGATANLYLDRHRNYIGYGPEASELVAIPDPETFCQLPWDKRVARVFCTCFRNREEPNNPGAYLTSDCRGNLRRIHAQFQQEHDGLHLRHGCEPEMMWLKKGADGKLDGGVTKPNCYHIDQFEELRPVFLKVIEYSRAMGLDMIQGDHEDAPGQLELNFMFDDALRTCDRLTTYRQICAQVAREYNLIACFMTKPFMGVSASGCHHNLSLWRGGEAIVKDFGYETLPGMAGTFQYYKGGENTFLPSQSSHLPGAIGLNCIGGVIEHLGALTAIGCSTVNSYRRLWDTGLWAPVYADWGYQNRTCGLRVSAPGRFEYRAVDSMVNPYLMAAALLKAFDDGIKRNLDPGEPEHRNLYEAMEAGKQVKKLPMSLGEALDRLAADEVIKSALPGEMYQVYTWYKRDEWERFLSTVSNWDVENYLDCLP, encoded by the coding sequence CTGACCGATTTGGAAGCTTATGTTGATGCTGAAGGTCGTGCGGAACTGGTAAAGCAAGTACGAGCAAAGATCAATGAACTTAAGATTCAGTACATATATTATCAATTTGTTTCCGTCACAGGTCGCATTGTTGGTAAAGGTGTCCCTGCGGAACACTGGGAAGCGATCGCCCAAAATGGTTTTCAGTTAGTTTACGGTGCAACGGCTAATTTATACCTCGATCGCCACCGCAATTATATTGGTTATGGTCCGGAAGCTTCAGAACTTGTGGCAATTCCCGATCCGGAAACGTTTTGTCAATTACCCTGGGATAAGCGTGTTGCACGAGTTTTTTGTACGTGTTTTCGCAACCGCGAAGAACCAAACAATCCTGGTGCATATCTAACGTCAGATTGTCGCGGAAATTTACGTCGAATTCACGCGCAGTTTCAACAAGAACACGATGGATTGCATCTGCGTCATGGTTGCGAACCGGAAATGATGTGGTTGAAAAAAGGTGCGGATGGAAAACTTGATGGTGGAGTTACGAAACCAAATTGCTACCATATCGATCAGTTTGAAGAATTGCGCCCCGTGTTCTTAAAGGTCATAGAATACAGTCGGGCAATGGGATTAGATATGATTCAGGGCGATCATGAAGATGCACCAGGGCAATTAGAACTCAATTTTATGTTTGATGATGCATTGAGAACGTGCGATCGCCTCACAACATATCGTCAAATCTGCGCTCAAGTGGCACGAGAGTATAATCTCATTGCTTGCTTCATGACAAAACCTTTCATGGGTGTCTCGGCTTCGGGTTGCCATCACAATTTATCTTTATGGCGTGGTGGAGAAGCGATCGTGAAAGATTTTGGTTATGAAACGCTACCAGGAATGGCAGGAACTTTTCAATACTACAAAGGTGGAGAAAATACTTTTCTACCATCACAATCGTCGCATTTGCCTGGGGCGATTGGTTTAAATTGTATTGGTGGTGTCATTGAACATTTGGGGGCTTTGACTGCAATCGGTTGTTCGACAGTAAACTCTTACCGACGATTGTGGGATACTGGCTTGTGGGCACCTGTCTATGCAGATTGGGGCTATCAAAATCGCACGTGTGGGTTACGAGTTTCTGCACCAGGAAGATTTGAGTATCGCGCGGTGGATTCGATGGTGAATCCGTATCTCATGGCAGCTGCACTGCTGAAAGCCTTTGATGATGGTATCAAACGCAACCTCGATCCAGGAGAACCTGAACATCGCAATTTGTATGAGGCGATGGAAGCTGGTAAACAAGTGAAGAAATTACCGATGTCTTTGGGTGAAGCGTTAGATCGTTTAGCGGCGGATGAGGTGATTAAATCTGCGTTACCTGGAGAGATGTATCAAGTTTACACTTGGTACAAGCGCGACGAGTGGGAGCGATTTTTATCAACAGTTAGTAACTGGGATGTCGAAAATTATCTCGATTGTTTGCCGTAG
- a CDS encoding type II toxin-antitoxin system HicB family antitoxin, which translates to MSKASRTNSPRKVLLYPGEDGYFVVEVPSLPGCITQGKTREEALTNAEEAITLYIEVLQERGETIPDDLVEVVLV; encoded by the coding sequence ATGAGCAAGGCATCTCGAACGAATTCTCCACGCAAGGTACTGTTATATCCTGGCGAGGATGGTTACTTTGTTGTTGAAGTACCTAGTTTGCCTGGATGCATCACTCAGGGAAAGACTCGTGAAGAGGCTCTTACCAATGCTGAAGAAGCCATTACTCTTTATATCGAAGTTTTGCAAGAGCGAGGTGAAACGATTCCAGATGATCTAGTTGAAGTTGTGCTGGTATGA
- a CDS encoding type II toxin-antitoxin system HicA family toxin, with protein MSKLPVISGAECVKALKQIGFVVERQRGSHIILIREDPRTTVSVPDHKELDRGTLRAIIWQVGLSVDEFVALL; from the coding sequence ATGAGCAAACTGCCTGTCATCTCAGGTGCAGAATGTGTTAAAGCACTTAAGCAAATAGGTTTTGTAGTAGAGCGTCAGCGAGGAAGCCACATTATTCTGATACGTGAAGATCCTAGAACAACTGTTTCTGTACCAGACCATAAAGAACTTGATCGAGGAACTTTGCGGGCAATTATTTGGCAAGTTGGTTTGAGCGTTGATGAGTTTGTTGCCCTTTTATAA